A region from the Actinoplanes sp. OR16 genome encodes:
- a CDS encoding heavy-metal-associated domain-containing protein, with product MQTTTYSVTGMTCEHCVNSVSEEVGRITGVTGVEVDLASGQVAVTSEGPLDRAAVAAAVDEAGYELAVTP from the coding sequence ATGCAGACGACGACGTACTCCGTGACCGGCATGACCTGCGAGCACTGCGTGAACTCGGTCAGCGAAGAGGTGGGCCGCATAACCGGCGTCACCGGCGTCGAGGTCGATCTCGCGTCCGGGCAGGTGGCGGTCACCAGCGAGGGCCCGCTGGACCGGGCGGCCGTCGCGGCGGCGGTCGACGAGGCGGGCTATGAGCTGGCGG
- a CDS encoding XdhC/CoxI family protein, translating to MRDIVDGLLAWRASGTEFALATVVNTWRSAPRQPGAAMAVNASGDVIGSVSGGCVEGAVYAAAQEVLETQKAQTHTYGVSDGDAFEVGLTCGGTIEIMIQPSSALAAVDAVLDAVAAGRPVATVTVPDAQLVVWPDSSVSGTLGDAELDRQAAQQAAGLLAHGRSAIVQACEREVFVQSYASPARMIVFGAIDFAAAVARIGKFLGYQVTVCDARGVFATPARFPEADEIVVEWPHRYLESTDVDERTVLCVLTHDPKFDIPLLEVALRTPARYIGAMGSRRTCADRVERLREAGVPETALSRLRAPIGLDLGARTPEETAVAIAAEIVALSWGGSGAPLSDLTAPIHRQ from the coding sequence ATGCGGGACATCGTCGACGGGCTGCTCGCCTGGCGCGCCTCGGGCACCGAGTTCGCCCTGGCGACGGTGGTGAACACCTGGCGGTCCGCGCCCCGGCAGCCGGGAGCGGCGATGGCCGTCAACGCGTCCGGCGACGTCATCGGCAGTGTCTCGGGCGGGTGTGTCGAGGGGGCGGTCTACGCGGCCGCACAGGAGGTCCTGGAAACCCAGAAGGCACAGACTCATACGTACGGGGTCAGCGACGGTGACGCCTTCGAAGTAGGCCTGACCTGCGGCGGAACCATCGAGATCATGATCCAGCCGTCGTCCGCGCTCGCTGCGGTGGACGCTGTTCTGGACGCCGTCGCGGCCGGCCGCCCGGTCGCGACGGTGACCGTCCCGGACGCCCAGTTGGTGGTCTGGCCCGACTCCTCCGTCTCCGGGACCCTCGGCGACGCCGAGCTGGACCGGCAGGCGGCTCAGCAGGCGGCGGGTCTTCTCGCGCACGGCCGGTCGGCGATCGTGCAGGCGTGCGAACGCGAGGTCTTCGTCCAGTCCTACGCCTCACCGGCCCGCATGATCGTCTTCGGCGCCATCGACTTCGCGGCGGCAGTGGCCCGGATCGGTAAGTTCCTCGGCTACCAGGTCACCGTCTGCGACGCCCGCGGCGTGTTCGCCACCCCGGCCCGCTTCCCCGAGGCCGACGAGATCGTGGTCGAGTGGCCGCACCGCTACCTGGAGTCCACCGACGTCGACGAGCGAACCGTCCTCTGCGTGCTCACCCACGACCCGAAGTTCGACATCCCCCTGCTCGAAGTGGCCCTGCGTACCCCCGCCCGGTACATCGGCGCCATGGGCAGCCGCCGCACGTGCGCCGACCGCGTGGAACGGCTCCGCGAGGCGGGCGTACCCGAGACGGCCCTGTCCCGCCTCCGCGCCCCGATCGGCCTGGACCTGGGCGCCCGCACGCCGGAGGAGACGGCCGTGGCCATCGCCGCCGAGATCGTCGCCCTCTCCTGGGGTGGCTCGGGCGCGCCCCTGTCCGACCTGACGGCTCCCATCCACCGCCAGTAG
- a CDS encoding metal-sensitive transcriptional regulator, with product MTNPAPTRGYTATKDNLQSRLRRIEGQVRGIERMVEDDRYCIDILTQISAIQAALDKVALGLLDGHARHCMHEGAQEGRADEMASELMAAVGRLMKRG from the coding sequence ATGACCAACCCCGCTCCGACCCGTGGATACACCGCCACCAAGGACAACCTGCAGTCACGGCTGCGCCGCATCGAGGGCCAGGTGCGGGGGATCGAGCGCATGGTCGAGGACGACCGCTACTGCATTGACATCCTGACCCAGATCTCCGCGATCCAGGCCGCGCTCGACAAGGTGGCCCTCGGCCTCCTCGACGGCCACGCCCGCCACTGCATGCACGAGGGCGCCCAGGAGGGCCGAGCCGATGAGATGGCTTCCGAGCTGATGGCCGCCGTCGGTCGCCTGATGAAGCGCGGCTGA